One part of the Gossypium raimondii isolate GPD5lz chromosome 1, ASM2569854v1, whole genome shotgun sequence genome encodes these proteins:
- the LOC128039831 gene encoding G-type lectin S-receptor-like serine/threonine-protein kinase At1g11330 gives MKISTDVKKGRKVEIKSWKSPDDPSDGNFSLGIEPFNILEVVIWNNNELYFRSEPWNGNMFLGLMLPTTVDIDGFSVVADNQQQTFYMAYEFSSDSMLIYFKLDSQGKFIEWRWDAGKGNWTNRYSIYLTDCDVYGKCGAFGIFDSTKRPICSCLEGFKARNIEEWSRGNWSSGCFRTTPLQCQRDNNNGSGAGQGDDGFLEMKMMKVPAFPDRSSIINRDCKDQCMDFVG, from the coding sequence ATGAAGATCAGCACTGATGTTAAAAAGGGTCGAAAAGTGGAGATCAAATCATGGAAAAGCCCTGATGATCCATCTGATGGTAACTTTTCTCTTGGTATTGAACCTTTCAATATCCTAGAGGTCGTCATTTGGAACAATAATGAGCTCTATTTTCGGAGTGAACCATGGAATGGGAATATGTTTCTTGGCTTAATGCTTCCGACCACCGTTGATATTGATGGGTTTTCTGTTGTTGCAGATAATCAACAACAAACGTTTTACATGGCTTATGAATTTTCTAGTGACTCTATgttgatatactttaaattagATTCTCAAGGAAAATTCATTGAATGGAGATGGGATGCGGGGAAAGGGAACTGGACAAACAGGTACTCTATTTATCTTACAGATTGTGATGTTTATGGGAAGTGTGGGGCATTTGGGATATTCGATTCAACGAAACGACCCATTTGCAGTTGCTTAGAAGGGTTTAAGGCTAGGAATATAGAGGAATGGAGTAGAGGTAATTGGAGCAGTGGGTGTTTTAGGACTACCCCTTTGCAGTGCCAAAGGGATAACAACAATGGGAGTGGAGCAGGCCAAGGTGATGATGGATTTTTggagatgaagatgatgaaagtACCAGCATTTCCGGACCGGTCATCAATAATTAACAGGGACTGCAAAGATCAATGCATGGATTTCGTGGGCTAG
- the LOC105786637 gene encoding uncharacterized protein LOC105786637, with translation MGKTISCSVLLSLISCFYLLFATALDTITPSKSIKDPEFIISQNGIFRLGFFSLANSSNRYVGILYHQIPVQTVVWVANRNRPLKDSSGILNISDDGNLIVLNGKTEILWSSNVTNTAPSATTAQLSNLGNLVLSNGDDAGSSLWESFQHPCNVFLQTMKIGVDIKTGRKVELKSWKSIDDPSDGNFSLGFEPFNIPELVIRKYNQLYFRTGPWNGNIFIGIIYMYTVNFDGFDVVADNPQQPYYITYEYSNDFRLIYYELDTQGKFIERRWDAEKGNWINRYPSHETDCDVYGICGAFGICDSSKRPICSCLKGFKPRNAEEWSRGNWSSGCFRNTPLQCQRDNNNGSGAGQGDDEFLEMQMMKVPTFPYRSSIVNGDCKNECMKNCSCVAYAYDDGIGCMLWSGDLIDVKKLSSLGVDLYIRLSSSELDKGKSRKVIVITTVIAGIVVITISAVLFLWCRMAKHKGRNKKQKQVKHQICRENIGENSIGVKLQQLPIFNFEELATATNNFNHAEKLGQGGFGQVYRGTLDGGKEIAVKRLSKSSVQGLEEFMNEMVVISKLQHRNLVRLLGCCVEGEEKMLAYEYMPNKSLDAFLFDPAKQDVLDWRKRFNIIEGISRGLLYLHRDSRLKIIHRDLKASNILLDEELNPKISDFGMARIFGGNQNQAKTKRVVGTYGYMSPEYVMRGQFSEKSDVFSFGVLLLEIVSGRRNTSFCNDQYALSLLGYAWKLWREGDIRDIVDKVILESETYSKNENEKEIWRCIHVGLLCVQEFAKDRPTMPTVVSMLNSEISDLNTPKQPAFTEAPLMSHDVEDKVSLNDVTLTNLDGSVSSTFFAWQIKKDQLKLQASLVGSCKIITSKFCTSYTVMGKTISCSVLVALISCFYLQLQFGTASHTITASKSIKDPDVIISQNGVFRLGFFSLPNSSNRYVGILYHQIPLQTVVWVANRNRPLKGFSGILTISGDGNLVVSNGKAEILWSTNVTNLVPNATTAQLLDSGNLVLNNGENGGSSILWESFQHPSNVFLQTMKISTDVKTGRKVQTRSWKSPDDPSDGNFFQGIEPFSIPEGVIWNNNQIYFRTGPWNGRIYIGLIHVNRVYFDGFYVVADDVEKTYYETYEYSTDSRLIYYELESEGRFVERIWDAGKGEWINGYSSYLTDCDFYGKCGAFGICDSTKRPICSCLKGFKPRNIEEWSRGNWSSGCFRTTPLHCQRYDNNGSEAGQGDDGFLKLKKVKVPAFPDQSSITNGECKDQCMKNCSCVAYAYDAGIGCMLWSGDLIDVQKFSNRGVDLYIRLPSSELDKGNSEIIVITTVISGMVVIIIISALFLLRRMGQQRGSNKRRAQIKGKFHSENMGESSIGVKLQQLPLFNFEELATATNNFHPQKKLGQGGFGPVYKGTLDDGKEIAVKRLSKASGQGLEEFMNEVVVISKLQHRNLVKLFGCCVEAEEKMLVYEFMPNKSLDSFLFDPVKQKLLDWRKRFNIIEGISRGLLYLHRDSRLKIIHRDLKASNVLLDQELNPKISDFGIARIFGGDENQANTKRVVGTYGYMSPEYVMHGRFSEKSDVFSYGVLLLEIVSGRRNKSFYNKDDLSLLGYVWKLWNEGNIWDLVGKVISKSESDLKNKKEIWRCIHVGLLCVQEYAKDRPTMSTIVSMLNSEISDLNTPKQPAFTQALLISNDFEDCVSFNDVTLTGFDGR, from the exons ATGGGAAAAACTATTAGCTGCTCTGTTTTACTATCTTTAATATCTTGCTTTTACTTGCTATTTGCCACTGCTTTAGACACCATAACACCATCAAAATCCATCAAAGACCCTGAATTTATAATCTCCCAGAATGGTATTTTCCGATTGGGATTCTTCAGCTTGGCTAACTCCAGCAATCGTTATGTAGGGATATTGTACCATCAAATCCCCGTACAAACTGTTGTATGGGTGGCAAATAGAAACAGGCCTCTCAAAGACTCTTCTGGGATTCTCAACATATCAGATGATGGCAACCTTATTGTTTTGAATGGCAAAACTGAGATTCTCTGGTCATCAAATGTCACCAATACAGCTCCTAGTGCAACAACTGCCCAGCTTTCAAACTTAGGAAACCTCGTTCTCAGTAATGGTGACGATGCAGGAAGCAGCTTATGGGAGAGTTTTCAACACCCTTGTAATGTCTTCCTTCAAACTATGAAGATCGGCGTTGATATAAAAACGGGTCGTAAAGTGGAGCTGAAATCATGGAAAAGCATTGATGATCCATCTGATGGTAACTTTTCTCTTGGTTTTGAGCCTTTCAACATCCCAGAGCTTGTCATTCGGAAGTATAACCAGCTCTATTTTCGGACCGGTCCGTGGAATGGGAATATCTTTATTGgcataatatatatgtacaccGTCAATTTTGATGGGTTTGATGTTGTTGCAGATAATCCACAACAACCGTACTATATCACTTATGAATATTCTAATGACTTTAGGTTGATATACTATGAATTAGATACTCAGGGAAAATTCATTGAACGGAGATGGGATGCGGAGAAAGGGAACTGGATAAACAGGTACCCTAGTCATGAAACAGATTGTGATGTTTACGGAATCTGTGGGGCATTTGGAATATGTGATTCATCGAAACGACCCATTTGCAGTTGCTTAAAGGGGTTTAAGCCTAGGAATGCAGAGGAATGGAGTAGAGGTAATTGGAGTAGTGGGTGTTTTAGGAATACCCCTTTGCAGTGCCAAAGAGATAACAACAATGGCAGTGGAGCAGGCCAAGGTGACGATGAGTTTTTGGAGATGCAGATGATGAAAGTGCCGACATTTCCGTACCGGTCATCAATAGTTAACGGTGACTGCAAAAATGAATGCATGAAGAATTGTTCGTGCGTGGCTTATGCGTATGATGATGGCATTGGTTGCATGTTGTGGAGTGGAGATTTGATTGATGTCAAGAAACTCTCCAGTCTCGGAGTCGATCTTTACATTCGTCTGTCTTCTTCGGAACTGG ATAAAGGGAAAAGTAGAAAGGTCATTGTTATTACAACAGTAATTGCGGGCATAGTAGTTATTACAATTTCTGCAGTACTCTTCTTATGGTGTAGGATGGCTAAACATAAAg GCaggaataaaaaacaaaaacaggtCAAACACCAAATTTGTAGGGAAAATATAGGAGAAAATTCAATTGGAGTTAAACTCCAGCAGCTGCCCATATTCAATTTTGAAGAACTTGCCACCGCGACAAACAACTTCAATCACGCAGAAAAGCTAGGGCAGGGTGGTTTCGGTCAAGTTTATAGG GGAACATTAGATGGTGGGAAGGAAATAGCAGTAAAAAGATTGTCGAAATCTTCGGTGCAAGGATTGGAAgaatttatgaatgaaatggtgGTGATCTCTAAGCTTCAACATCGAAATCTGGTAAGATTGCTTGGCTGTTGTGTTGAAGGAGAAGAGAAGATGCTCGCCTACGAATATATGCCCAACAAAAGTTTGGACGCTTTTCTCTTTG ATCCAGCTAAACAAGATGTTTTGGATTGGAGAAAACGATTCAACATTATTGAAGGGATTAGTCGAGGATTGCTTTATTTACATAGAGATTCAAGACTAAAGATTATACATAGAGATCTGAAAGCAAGTAATATTTTACTCGATGAAgaattaaacccaaaaatttcGGATTTTGGGATGGCTAGGATTTTCGGAGGCAATCAAAATCAAGCTAAAACTAAAAGGGTTGTTGGAACTTA TGGTTATATGTCTCCTGAGTATGTAATGCGAGGGCAATTTTCAGAGAAATCAGATGTATTCAGTTTTGGAGTTCTATTGCTAGAGATTGTTAGCGGAAGAAGAAACACAAGCTTTTGCAACGATCAGTATGCACTTAGCCTCTTGGGATAT GCATGGAAATTGTGGAGGGAAGGCGATATTCGTGACATAGTAGACAAAGTGATTTTAGAGTCAGAAACATATTcaaagaatgaaaatgaaaaagaaatatggagATGCATACATGTTGGTTTGCTATGTGTTCAAGAATTTGCTAAAGATAGGCCCACTATGCCTACCGTTGTTTCAATGCTTAATAGTGAGATTTCAGATCTTAACACTCCAAAACAACCTGCTTTCACTGAAGCACCACTAATGAGTCATGATGTTGAAGATAAGGTTTCACTTAATGATGTAACTCTTACAAACCTTGATG GATCTGTATCTTCCACCTTCTTTGCTTGGCAAATTAAGAAAGACCAACTTAAGCTCCAAGCAAGTCTAGTGGGTTCT TGTAAGAT AATCACTTCCAAGTTCTGCACCAGTTACACGGTCATGGGGAAAACTATTAGCTGCTCTGTTTTAGTAGCTTTAATATCTTGTTTTTACTTACAGCTGCAATTTGGCACTGCTTCACACACTATAACAGCATCAAAATCCATCAAAGACCCTGATGTTATAATCTCCCAGAATGGTGTTTTCCGATTGGGATTCTTCAGCTTGCCTAACTCCAGCAATCGTTATGTAGGGATATTGTACCATCAAATCCCCCTACAAACTGTTGTATGGGTGGCAAACAGAAACAGGCCTCTCAAAGGCTTTTCTGGGATTCTCACCATATCAGGTGATGGCAACCTTGTTGTTTCCAATGGAAAAGCTGAGATTCTTTGGTCAACAAATGTTACGAATTTGGTTCCTAATGCAACAACTGCACAACTTTTAGACTCTGGAAACCTTGTCCTCAATAACGGTGAGAATGGAGGAAGCAGCATCTTATGGGAGAGTTTTCAACACCCTTCTAATGTATTCCTTCAAACTATGAAGATCAGCACTGATGTAAAAACGGGTCGTAAGGTGCAGACGAGATCATGGAAAAGCCCTGATGATCCATCTGATGGCAACTTTTTTCAAGGCATTGAACCTTTCAGCATCCCGGAGGGTGTCATTTGGAACAATAACCAGATATATTTTCGGACCGGCCCATGGAATGGTCGTATCTATATTGGTTTAATACATGTTAATAGAGTTTATTTTGATGGGTTTTATGTGGTTGCAGATGATGTAGAAAAAACTTATTACGAAACTTACGAATATTctactgactctaggttgatatACTATGAATTAGAGTCTGAAGGAAGATTCGTTGAACGAATATGGGACGCGGGGAAAGGGGAATGGATAAACGGGTACTCCAGTTATCTAACAGATTGTGATTTTTATGGAAAGTGTGGGGCATTTGGAATCTGCGATTCAACGAAACGACCCATTTGCAGTTGTTTGAAAGGATTTAAGCCTAGGAATATAGAGGAATGGAGTCGAGGTAATTGGAGTAGTGGGTGTTTTAGGACTACCCCTTTGCACTGCCAAAGATATGACAACAATGGAAGTGAAGCAGGCCAAGGAGATGATGGGTTTTTAAAGCTGAAGAAGGTGAAAGTGCCCGCATTTCCAGACCAGTCATCAATAACTAACGGCGAATGCAAAGATCAATGCATGAAGAATTGTTCCTGCGTGGCTTATGCGTATGATGCTGGCATTGGTTGCATGTTATGGAGTGGAGATTTGATTGATGTCCAGAAATTCTCTAATCGGGGAGTCGATCTTTACATTCGTCTGCCATCGTCGGAACTTG ATAAAGGGAATAGTGAGATAATTGTTATTACAACAGTAATTTCAGGCATGGTGGTGATTATAATAATTTCTGCACTCTTCTTATTGCGTAGAATGGGTCAACAAAGAG GAAGTAATAAAAGGCGGGCACAGATCAAAGGCAAATTTCATAGTGAAAATATGGGAGAAAGTTCAATCGGTGTTAAACTCCAGCAGCTTCCACTATTCAATTTCGAAGAACTTGCCACCGCGACCAACAACTTCCATCCCCAAAAAAAGCTAGGGCAGGGTGGTTTTGGTCCGGTTTACAAG GGAACATTAGATGATGGAAAGGAAATAGCAGTGAAGAGATTGTCGAAAGCTTCGGGGCAAGGTTTGGAAGAATTTATGAACGAAGTGGTGGTTATTTCTAAGCTCCAACATCGAAATCTGGTTAAATTGTTTGGATGTTGTGTTGAAGCAGAAGAGAAGATGCTCGTCTACGAGTTTATGCCCAACAAAAGTTTGGATTCTTTTCTATTCG aTCCCGTTAAACAAAAACTTTTGGATTGGAGAAAACGCTTTAATATTATTGAAGGGATCAGTCGAGGATTGCTTTATCTTCATAGAGATTCAAGATTGAAAATTATACACAGAGATCTAAAAGCAAGTAATGTTTTACTTGACCAAGAgctaaacccaaaaatttcagattttgggATAGCCAGGATCTTTGGAGGTGACGAAAATCAAGCCAACACTAAAAGGGTTGTTGGAACTTA TGGTTATATGTCTCCTGAGTATGTAATGCATGGGCGATTTTCAGAGAAATCTGACGTGTTCAGCTACGGAGTTCTACTATTGGAGATTGTTAGTGGAAGAAGAAACAAAAGCTTTTACAACAAGGATGACCTTAGCCTCTTGGGATAT GTCTGGAAATTATGGAATGAAGGCAACATTTGGGACTTAGTAGGCAAGGTGATTTCAAAGTCCGAATCAGATTTAAAGAATAAGAAAGAAATATGGAGATGCATACATGTTGGATTGCTATGCGTTCAAGAATATGCTAAAGATAGACCCACTATGTCTACTATTGTTTCAATGCTTAATAGTGAGATTTCAGATCTTAACACTCCAAAACAACCTGCTTTCACTCAAGCACTATTAATTAGCAATGATTTTGAAGATTGTGTTTCATTTAATGATGTAACTCTGACGGGTTTTGATGGTCGATAA